CTGGACCTGCCCTTTGCCCAGAACCGGTTTTGCGGCGCCGAAGGTATCACGAATTTGAAAAGCGCGAGCGACTACCAGGACCGCAGCTTCGGGCAGAACTGGGGACTACTGATCGACGAGCTGAAGATCCTCGCCCGCGCCACCTTTGTTCTGGATAAGGACGGCAAGGTCGTTTACGCCGAGAACGTCAAGGAAGTAGCCCAAGAGCCGAATTACGAGGCGCCCCTGAAGGCCTTGAAAGGTCTGCTGTAGAAAGATCGGCCGGGTTCAACCGCGGGGGGCCACGCGATCGCTCGTGGGAACTTATCCGGGATGCCGTCGGCTTCCGGACAGCCCGCGTGATGCCCTGCGCCTAGCCCGGCGGATTGGGCTTTGGGATGTGAAATTGGGAATTGTAAGTCGTTCGGAGATTTAGCTCCTAGTCCTCGGCTGGCCGAGGCGATTTCTAGGGTTGCCCGGCGCTCATCCATGAACAAATGGGGAGTCGCTGGCCGCCAGTGGTTGTCTTGCGCGCTCAAAGTCGTTCCAAGTGTCCACCAGCGAATATTGGTCGCTGTTGGCTCCCCAGCAGCGCAGGCTGGGTCGTCGCTCTCCTCTGGGCGGGGGGGACAGGATGCGAGCCATGTTAATATGGGAAAGATGCGTTCCAAAACCGCGCGGATTTCATGCCTCCTGCCGCGTCATTTCTTACCTTAACGCGATCTTCTTCCAAGCGTGGCACGGGAGAAGTCGGAATTGAAAATGGTGTTAGAATTTGGTGGCTTTTCGAGGCCGAACTTGAGATAATTGCTCGGATCGAGGGTTGTGCTGCATCCTGATGTCGTAACTTCCGCACACGGCGCGCGCCCACCTTGCGCCTTGATGTATAAACCGCGCGCCTTGCGATACGAACCGCCCCTGGGTAACGGCTAGGCACAGCCCCTTGTCTGAGCACCCACCATCCCGCCTCACGTTGTAGGAGTGTTGCATTGTACGACGCACTGTTGGACGAATTGGAGGACGACCGCACGCCCAACACGGACGAAACCGTGGACCTTGCTGACAAGGCCGTGGACGTCGACGACGACGAAGTTCCAGACGATGTCGTTTGCGAGCTTGACCCAGAGGATGATGGGGAGCCGAAGGCAGAAGACCTACTGTTAGCGGTCGGTGACGATCACGAATCGTGGTCGGACGACCCCGTGCGCATGTATCTCACGCAGATGGGTGAGATACCGTTGTTGACCCGGCAGCAGGAAATTGCCCTGGCCAAAGAAATCGAAATCACTCGGGCTCGTTTTCGGCGCAAGTTGCTGGAATGCGATTATGTGATCCAGCACGCCGTGAAGGTCCTGAAGCGGGTCTATCTGGGCGAGCTGCCGTTCGACCGCACCGTGCAGGTGTCGGTGACGGACCGCCTGGAGAAGGAGCAGATCCTTGGACGTTTTCCGCACAACTTGAAGACGGTCGAGATCCTGCTGCAGCGCAACAAGCGCGACTACCGCCTGGCCACCAAGAAGTCGCTCCGCATGAGCGAGCGCCGCGATGCGTGGCGCCGCCTGGGTCGTCGTCGACTGCGCGCCGTGCGACTAGTCGAAGAATTGGGACTGCGCACGCAGCGCATCGAATCCAGCATCAAGACTTTGGAAGACTTCAGTCGCCGCGTGGACGAGTTGCAGGCCAAGATCGAAGCCAGCCGCAAGGCGCGTAGCCCCGCTGCGGATCGGCAGACTCTATTGGCTGAGTTCCGCTCGATCCTGCAAGCCACTCAGGAAACTCCCACCAGCCTTCGCCGGCGGGTGCAATACCTAAAGGCCGTATATACCCAGTATCAACGTGCCAAGCGTGGTCTATCGGAAGGCAACTTGCGATTGGTTGTGTCGATCGCCAAGAAGTATCGCAATCGCGGCCTGAGCTTCTTGGATCTGATCCAGGAAGGCAACGCCGGCCTGATGCGCGCCGTCGACAAGTTCGAGTATCGCCGCGGCTTCAAATTCTGCACCTACGCCACGTGGTGGATTCGCCAGGCGATCACCCGGGCCGTTGCGGATCAAAGCCGCACGATTCGCATTCCAGTACACATGGTCGAGACCATGTCCAAGGTGCGCAATGTGTCG
The sequence above is drawn from the Pirellulales bacterium genome and encodes:
- a CDS encoding sigma-70 family RNA polymerase sigma factor is translated as MYDALLDELEDDRTPNTDETVDLADKAVDVDDDEVPDDVVCELDPEDDGEPKAEDLLLAVGDDHESWSDDPVRMYLTQMGEIPLLTRQQEIALAKEIEITRARFRRKLLECDYVIQHAVKVLKRVYLGELPFDRTVQVSVTDRLEKEQILGRFPHNLKTVEILLQRNKRDYRLATKKSLRMSERRDAWRRLGRRRLRAVRLVEELGLRTQRIESSIKTLEDFSRRVDELQAKIEASRKARSPAADRQTLLAEFRSILQATQETPTSLRRRVQYLKAVYTQYQRAKRGLSEGNLRLVVSIAKKYRNRGLSFLDLIQEGNAGLMRAVDKFEYRRGFKFCTYATWWIRQAITRAVADQSRTIRIPVHMVETMSKVRNVSRQLLQELGREPTIEETAKAAGTAVDEARRVMAMSRYPISLDRPVGNSEDSHFGDLLPDAGVESPAIGAAQEMLRGRINKVLKTLSYREREIIKLRYGLGDGYSYTLEEVGHIFKVTRERIRQIEAKAVRKLQQPSRSQELSGFLD